In the Haloferula helveola genome, one interval contains:
- a CDS encoding sialate O-acetylesterase: protein MKIFILVGQSNMLGHGNISPVGTEGTLEYVVANDPGGDYQFLVDGGGDWVVRDEVWIKDQYGNATGLTAGYGSGANDSNLPPIGSNIGPELGFGNAMGDFYEEQVLLVKAAWGGKSLGGDFRPPSSGWAVNPPVAEGDEGYYYNQVLGLVSDAIANLGTYFPDYDGGGYEIAGFCWHQGWNDRVSGTFSAEYETNMANFIRDIRSDLGVPDLPFVIATSAMDGNGPGVYSQVELAQRAMTDPFLTNPMPPDLYADFVGSVAVVDCRETYNGWAYSGLDFWQDAANSPQNQGYHWNRNAKTYLNIGLSMADQMSILAPSDCPSRLRAKGGAVSGISLDWLKWDSNPTSVQILRNGFEVAAAHSGAATTFDDAAADPGIYEYVLNFTMPGDPCPPLTVTFDGSITGLEAARDAGGITLNWVNAMPYPAIEIRRNGIVIEAAYSGTSTSYVDTTAPASGTFVYEVVPTTGTTTPAVVQTDVYWDGGTTDIAAVGDGTSDGGSGTWDGTLLNWDAGSGVAHVAWNNGASDVPVFGGASGTVTIAGGGATAGGLDFDTDGYTIDGDPLTLVGSAGVDVDSGTAVIDSVVAGTAGLNKTGNGTLQLTNLANTFTGDVSVDGGKLLFRSTSNDSATRTLQGGNFTGNIDIAEGSTFEFWSYGGSGTPQEFSGDISGDGDLWLAYNCTFILSGTNTSTGTTTVQGELNGRTARLQIASFNSVSPSVVLGRGGMQASGILDYTGTGETTDTSIYLYASGNSTKVVNNLGTGPLIFTTPWDAANGTGLRIDITTDSDLILDGFSIPGQPNYIAKRGSGTFSLDGDCELWNYVQLYDGTLEVNTALGDGGIEYSDASNEFVVRPGGVANQVTVPDTSILEVGMAVSTSRFPAGTVITSIVDATTIEVDASAGGPNDQTPVGVIGYPGALGLFAPDPGKFRWVNSATFRYAGPDDSTNRGFTVDNGDTGTWDVVGGTTLEVSGDSAPTSGKIAKVGAGTLALSGTLQHTGSPNAVSEGALLIDGDASAMTGSVNIASGATLGGTGTIGGNVTVEDGGKLAFDISTDAASHDKLEINPGYLDFIGASELTITSGGGASPGVYTLVTDSGSGITGAVPATVNLPAGWAASVSISGNDLLLTVTSTGGGATAYETWAGGSLFEDDDNGDDVDNGLAFILGAADPNANAVGLLPAPATEPGFLTLTFERLDGIAPAVLSVEYGPDLSFGNTDAIPLTSQTLGSGVEVVVVDGSPTDTVTIKIPDSFAGGGATLFARLSATEN from the coding sequence GTGAAAATCTTCATTCTGGTCGGCCAGTCGAACATGCTGGGCCACGGCAATATCTCTCCGGTCGGAACCGAAGGCACGCTCGAGTATGTGGTCGCGAATGACCCGGGCGGTGACTACCAGTTCCTCGTCGACGGGGGAGGCGACTGGGTGGTTCGCGACGAGGTCTGGATCAAGGACCAGTACGGCAATGCCACCGGCCTGACGGCTGGCTACGGGTCCGGCGCCAATGACTCGAATCTTCCGCCGATTGGCTCGAACATCGGTCCGGAGCTCGGTTTCGGAAACGCGATGGGCGACTTTTATGAGGAGCAGGTCCTCCTCGTGAAGGCGGCGTGGGGCGGCAAAAGTCTTGGCGGCGACTTCCGTCCGCCGAGTTCGGGATGGGCGGTCAATCCGCCGGTGGCCGAAGGAGACGAGGGCTACTACTACAATCAGGTCCTCGGTCTCGTGAGCGATGCGATTGCCAACCTCGGCACCTACTTTCCGGACTACGACGGCGGCGGCTACGAGATCGCCGGCTTCTGTTGGCACCAAGGGTGGAACGATCGCGTCAGCGGAACCTTCAGCGCCGAGTATGAGACGAACATGGCGAATTTCATCCGCGACATCCGTAGCGACCTCGGCGTCCCGGATCTTCCTTTCGTGATCGCGACCAGCGCCATGGATGGCAACGGGCCCGGTGTTTACTCCCAGGTCGAACTCGCCCAGCGGGCGATGACCGATCCGTTTCTCACCAATCCCATGCCGCCGGACCTCTACGCCGATTTCGTCGGCAGCGTGGCGGTTGTGGATTGCCGTGAAACCTACAACGGCTGGGCCTACAGCGGGCTCGATTTCTGGCAGGACGCGGCGAACTCGCCGCAGAACCAGGGATACCACTGGAACCGCAACGCCAAGACCTACCTGAACATCGGTCTCTCGATGGCCGACCAGATGTCGATCCTCGCGCCCTCGGACTGTCCTTCGAGGCTCCGCGCTAAGGGAGGTGCCGTAAGCGGAATCTCCCTCGACTGGCTGAAGTGGGACAGCAATCCCACGAGCGTCCAGATCCTGCGCAACGGCTTCGAAGTGGCTGCCGCGCACTCGGGAGCCGCGACCACCTTCGATGATGCCGCCGCCGACCCGGGTATCTACGAATATGTGCTCAACTTCACGATGCCGGGCGATCCATGCCCTCCTCTGACAGTGACCTTCGATGGCAGCATCACGGGTCTCGAGGCGGCCCGCGACGCGGGAGGGATCACCTTGAATTGGGTCAACGCGATGCCTTATCCGGCCATCGAAATCCGGCGCAACGGCATCGTGATCGAGGCGGCCTACAGCGGAACCAGCACGAGTTATGTCGACACCACCGCCCCTGCGTCGGGCACTTTCGTTTACGAGGTGGTGCCGACGACCGGCACGACCACGCCCGCGGTCGTCCAGACCGATGTCTACTGGGATGGCGGTACGACGGACATCGCGGCAGTCGGTGACGGTACCAGCGACGGCGGCTCGGGAACGTGGGATGGCACGCTTCTGAATTGGGATGCCGGAAGTGGTGTGGCCCACGTCGCTTGGAACAACGGCGCCAGCGACGTGCCGGTGTTCGGCGGAGCGTCGGGCACGGTGACGATCGCCGGAGGCGGCGCGACGGCTGGTGGCTTGGATTTTGACACCGACGGATACACCATCGATGGCGATCCGCTGACGCTTGTGGGGTCCGCGGGTGTCGACGTGGATTCGGGCACCGCGGTCATCGACTCGGTGGTGGCCGGCACGGCCGGGCTGAACAAGACCGGCAACGGCACGCTGCAACTTACCAACCTCGCCAACACCTTCACCGGCGATGTCAGTGTCGACGGCGGCAAGCTGCTCTTCAGGAGTACCAGCAACGACAGCGCGACGCGGACTTTGCAGGGCGGCAACTTCACCGGAAATATCGACATCGCCGAGGGTTCGACCTTCGAGTTCTGGAGCTACGGAGGATCGGGAACACCCCAGGAGTTCAGCGGCGACATCAGCGGTGATGGCGACCTGTGGCTCGCCTACAACTGCACGTTCATCCTTTCCGGAACGAACACATCGACCGGCACGACGACGGTTCAGGGCGAACTCAACGGGCGCACCGCGAGACTGCAGATCGCTTCATTCAACAGCGTCAGCCCGAGTGTCGTACTTGGGCGTGGTGGCATGCAGGCGAGCGGGATCCTCGACTACACCGGCACCGGCGAGACGACCGACACTTCCATCTATCTCTACGCCAGTGGCAACAGCACGAAGGTCGTGAACAATCTCGGAACCGGTCCGCTCATCTTCACGACGCCGTGGGACGCGGCGAACGGCACGGGCCTGCGCATCGACATCACCACGGACTCGGACCTGATCCTCGACGGCTTCAGCATTCCGGGCCAGCCGAACTACATCGCCAAGCGCGGCAGCGGGACATTCTCGCTCGATGGTGACTGCGAGCTTTGGAACTACGTGCAGCTCTACGACGGCACGTTGGAGGTCAACACGGCCCTTGGGGACGGCGGAATCGAGTATAGCGACGCGAGCAACGAGTTCGTGGTCAGGCCCGGTGGCGTGGCGAATCAGGTGACCGTTCCGGATACCTCCATCCTTGAGGTCGGCATGGCCGTCAGCACCAGCCGCTTTCCTGCAGGCACGGTGATCACTTCCATCGTCGACGCGACGACCATCGAGGTGGATGCGAGTGCGGGCGGACCGAACGATCAGACGCCGGTGGGCGTGATCGGTTATCCGGGAGCGCTCGGGCTGTTCGCCCCGGACCCGGGCAAGTTCCGTTGGGTCAACAGCGCGACGTTCCGCTACGCGGGCCCCGACGACAGCACCAACCGCGGCTTCACGGTCGACAACGGCGACACCGGCACGTGGGACGTCGTCGGCGGCACGACCCTCGAGGTTTCCGGTGACTCGGCACCGACCTCGGGCAAGATCGCGAAGGTCGGAGCGGGCACGCTGGCCCTCAGCGGCACGCTGCAGCACACCGGCAGCCCGAACGCCGTCAGCGAAGGCGCGCTGCTCATCGACGGCGACGCCAGCGCGATGACCGGCAGCGTCAACATCGCCTCAGGCGCGACCCTCGGCGGGACCGGCACGATCGGTGGCAACGTCACGGTCGAGGACGGAGGCAAGCTGGCCTTCGACATCAGCACGGATGCGGCGAGCCACGACAAACTGGAGATCAACCCCGGCTACCTCGACTTCATCGGCGCGTCGGAACTGACGATCACTTCGGGCGGCGGAGCCTCTCCGGGCGTCTACACGCTGGTGACCGACAGCGGATCGGGAATCACGGGCGCGGTGCCGGCGACGGTGAACCTGCCCGCGGGCTGGGCCGCGAGCGTGTCGATCTCGGGCAACGACCTGCTGCTCACCGTCACCTCGACCGGTGGTGGCGCCACCGCCTACGAAACATGGGCCGGCGGCTCGCTCTTCGAGGACGACGACAACGGCGACGATGTTGATAACGGTCTCGCGTTCATCCTCGGTGCGGCTGATCCGAATGCGAACGCGGTCGGTCTGCTTCCGGCTCCTGCCACCGAACCCGGCTTCCTGACGCTGACCTTCGAGCGTCTCGACGGCATCGCCCCGGCGGTTCTGAGCGTTGAGTACGGTCCGGACCTTTCGTTCGGGAACACCGATGCGATCCCGCTGACGAGCCAGACGCTGGGCAGCGGAGTCGAGGTGGTGGTGGTCGACGGAAGCCCGACGGACACCGTCACGATCAAGATCCCGGACAGCTTCGCGGGGGGTGGCGCGACACTCTTCGCCCGCCTCAGCGCGACCGAGAACTGA